A single region of the Nitrospirota bacterium genome encodes:
- a CDS encoding type II toxin-antitoxin system HicA family toxin, translated as MSKTFSGKDVVKALRRIGYVVDHIRGSHIFMHNLGKNISVVVPLHKEIKKGTLNNIIKKAGITIDELKDLLC; from the coding sequence TTGAGTAAAACATTCTCCGGAAAGGATGTTGTCAAAGCATTGAGACGTATTGGCTATGTAGTAGATCACATTCGGGGAAGCCATATATTTATGCACAATCTGGGGAAAAATATTTCGGTGGTAGTTCCACTTCATAAGGAAATCAAAAAAGGGACTCTCAACAACATCATCAAAAAAGCAGGCATTACGATTGATGAACTTAAAGATTTGCTGTGCTGA
- a CDS encoding type II toxin-antitoxin system HicB family antitoxin has product MKFNVILDPADEGGFNVTVPALDGCFTQGDTEEEAVENAKEAIHAYIEGLEKLNQIKSTPDVILKEVEMTL; this is encoded by the coding sequence ATGAAATTCAATGTAATACTTGATCCAGCCGATGAGGGCGGTTTTAACGTGACAGTCCCTGCTCTGGATGGTTGTTTTACGCAAGGCGATACTGAGGAGGAGGCTGTTGAAAACGCCAAAGAAGCGATTCATGCTTATATAGAAGGACTTGAAAAGCTAAATCAGATAAAATCAACACCCGACGTCATTTTGAAAGAAGTGGAAATGACGCTTTGA